DNA sequence from the Streptomyces sp. NBC_01497 genome:
CCGCGGACATACTGGAGACCGTGCGCTAGTGGTCGACCGCGGACCGGACGGCCGGACCGTCCCGGCCGATCCGGTGCGCGACCCGTGGCGTACGTGGATGCGTCGCGCCCTCGACGAGGCGGCACGGGCGGCGGCGAGCGGCGACGTGCCGGTCGGCGCCCTCGTTCTGTCCCCGGCCGGTGCCGTGCTCGCCACCGGCCACAACGAACGCGAGGCGACCGGCGATCCGACGGCCCACGCGGAGGTCCTCGCCCTCCGCGCGGCCGCCGCGCGCCTGGGCGAGTGGCGGCTGACGGGCTGCACGCTCGTGGTCACCCTGGAGCCCTGCACGATGTGCGCGGGCGCCCTCGTCCAGGCCCGCGTGGACCGCGTGGTCTACGGAGCCCGCGACGAGAAGGCGGGCGCGGCGGGCTCTTTGTGGGATGTCGTACGCGACCGTCGGCTCAACCACCGGCCCGAGGTCGTCGAAGGCGTGCTCGCCGAGGAGTGCGGAGCACAGCTGAAGGCCTTCTTCACGGGCCGCCGCGCCCCGGGTCCACCGCCCCCGGATACGGATTTCTGAACACGGCCCACCGTGGGCTAGGATCTCTCCCGGTAGCGTGTCCGAGCGGCCGAAGGAGCTCGCCTCGAAAGCGAGTGTGGGGAAACTCACCGAGGGTTCAAATCCCTCCGCTACCGCCAGCAACATCCGCCCCCGATCTGTGCACACAGGTCGGGGGCGGTTTTTTGTCGTCCCCTCCTTTGCGGGGTCGCGGGCCGGTCCTTTGCGGGGTCGCGGGCAGGCCGGCCTCCTTTTCCCGGAGGCCGGCCGCGCGGCTGCCCGTACTGCTGCCCCGGACGTTCCGGCACCGGCCGCCCCTTCACGCCGATGACGGGAGCAGGGGCCGGGGGCCCGGGAACGGGGGTCAGGGATCAGGGAACAGGCCGGACGCAGGCAGGGGTCGACCGAATCACGCGGTTATCGGCCCATGCGTCCTCCCCGCGAGTCACGGGCCTTCCACCGGACTGTCACGGGGGTGTAGCGGCGGCGGCGGGGCGTGAACTCGGCGGGCTCCGGGCGGATCGCAGGAGGCAGAACAGCCGGCCCGGCAGGGGCCGGCAGCCGAACCTACGGAGTAGCCATGCGCATGCAGAAGATCTCACTCCTCACCCTCGTCGCCGTGGCCGCCGGCCTCTCCCTCACGGCCTGCGACAAGGGCGGCGACAGCGCCGGCGCTGCCGCGGGAGCGAGTTCCGCCGCGTCGGTGAGCGGACAGGGCGGCTCGGATGCCTCCGGCTCCGCCGACGGGTCCCCGAGCGGCACGAGCGTCGCCGACACCTCGGGCTCCGCCGCTCCCTCGGGTTCCGCCGCTCCCTCGGGTTCCGGCACCGGGTCCTCCACCCGATCCACCGGGTCGAACGGCTCCTCCACCGGCTCCTCGGCGGGCAGCACCTGCCGCACCACGAACCTCGCCTTCACCACCTCGGGCGGCATGGCGGAGGGCGAGATCCTCGTCAACATGAGGAACACCGGTCCCAACGCCTGCACGATGCACGGCTTCCCCGGCGTCGATCTCAAGGGCCGTGACGGGACCGTCAGCGCGGGCCGCAGCACTCTCAACGCCCCCGACGTCACCGTGGCGCCCGGGCAGGAGACCCGCTTCACGCTGCACTACCCGCCGAACGGGACCGGCGGCTCCGGCGTCACCTTCACCAGCATGATCGTCACACCGCCCAACGAGACCCACTCCCGCACCCTGTCGCAGGGCATCAATGTCCCCGCCGACAGCGACTCCGCCCCCACCATCACCGTGGACCCGGTCGGCGCGGGCAAGTAACCGTCCGACCAGGTTCCTTGGGATCCCCCACGCCACGGGGACCCACCGCGCACGACCCCGGCCGCATCGGGCCGAGAAATCCACAGCGTCCACGATCCCGCCCCCTCCGGGCGGGATTCGACGCGTGTGCGCTTCCGGCCGGACGCCGGCGGCGCGCCGGTCCCGGGCCGTACGGCTCGCGTGCGGCAGGGCAGGGACGCTGCGGCGTGGCCGTTACGGGGGGCGTGCGCTCGGGAGGTCCGGAGCTCGGAGCGTGCGCGGGGAGCGTGGTTGGGGAACGTGGTGTGGGAAGGGCGGGGTGCGGTCGTGGGCGCGGCGTGCGAGGCGTGCTCGCGGCGGTGGGAGGCGACGAGGGCGGCCGGCGGAACAGCCACGGACGAGGGACCGCCCCCGATCCGTGGCCGGGTCGGGGACGGTCCCTCGTCCACAGGTTTCTTCGCGTACGGAGTCCGTCACCGTAGGAGGCTTTCGCTTGAGCAGGGCCCCGAACCGCACGGGGTCGGCTGCCGTCCGCAGCCTCCCGGCGCACAGGGTCCGCTCCGTCTGCAGCCCCCTGGCGCGCGGGGTCGGCCGCCGTCCGCAGCCCCGGTGCACGAGCTCCACTGCCGTCCGCAGCCCTGTGTAAAGGATCTGCTGCGGTACGCAGCCCTCGCCATACGGGTCTGGTCCGCGCCGAGCCCCTCACCCACGAAGACCGGACGTACGTACGGACCAACGTACGTACGGGTCAACGTACGTACGGGTCAACGTACGTACGGGTCAACGTACGTACGGGTCAACGTACGTACGGGTCAACGTACGGGGCGACGGAACAAAGACGCCGCTCAGTTCGGTCCGGTGCCGGACTGGAAGGAGCCCACGATCGTCGCGGCGGCGCTCGACGGCTGCTTGCTCACCTCGCCGCCGGACCAGCTCGCCTTGAGGAACGCCTTCTCGTCGGGCGGCGTGATCTCCACGGCGGCCGGGTTGACGGTCGCGCCGCCCACCATGCCGGGGTTCGGGAAGCGGAGCGTGGCCCAGGCGCTGTGTCCGGGGCTCAGCGACACGACCTGCTTCTGGGTGCCCTCGCGCTGCGGGTCCGTGGAGACCTGCTTGCCGGAACCGTCGACGAACGCGAAACCGGGGAAACCGTAGACCGTGCAGGTGCGGCCGGAGGTGTTGGTCAGCACCAGCGCGAAGTTCTCCTGCCCGGCGCCCGGGTCGTTCGCGCCGACGGACGCCTTCAGGTCCGAGGTGTGGCAGCGGCTGCCGCTCGCCGACGTGGACGTGGACGTTCCGCCGCTGTCGGTGGACTGTCCGGCCGGCTTGGTCCCTGCCCCGGAGGGAGCCTGGGACGACGCCTGCTGCTGACCGGCGGGCGAGGTGGCGCCGCTCGGCGTCTTCGACGTCCCGCTCGTGTCGTCGCTCGCGGACTGCGACGGGCTCCCGCCGTCGGTCGCGGGGCCCGCCGTACCGCTCACCTGCTGCGGCGACGCCGGGTCGCCGTTGCCGCAGCCCACGAGGACCGCGCCGGAGGCCGCCACGAGCGCCAGCGTGCTCGCGGCCAGCCGGGTGCGGGACGACCGGCTGCCACGTACCGCCGTCGTGCCCCGTCGCTCCAGGTTCTTCGCCATGTCGTGCCACCCCGTCCGTTCCGTACTGCGTCGCTTTTCTGTGTACACCACGTCCGATGACGGCCCGCCCGGAAAAGTTCACGGAAGTTGTCGCGGGTTCCCGCGGGCGCCCCGCCCGGATGACAGCGTGACGTACATGACTAAGGCATCCGGACTGACGTCCGACATCCTCCGCTACGCCGCCTTCAGCTCCGACCCGAGGGGCGGCAACCCGGCGGGGGTCGTGCTCGACGCGTCGGCCCACGACGACGCGGGCATGCTCGCCGTGGCCGCCGAGGTCGGCTATTCCGAGACGGCGTTCGTCACGGCGGGGGACCCGGCGAAGCGGCGGTTCACGCTGCGGTACTTCAGCCCGCTCGCCGAGGTCGGCTTCTGCGGCCACGCGACGGTCGCCACGGCCGTCGCCCTCGCCGAGCGGGTGGGACCGGGCGAGCTGGTCTTCGAGACGCCGGTGGGCGAGATCCCGGTCCTGACGTCGACCGGTCCCGGCGGAACGGTCCGGGCGACGCTCACAAGCGTCGCGACCCGATCCCGCCCCGCGCGGGACGACGAACTCGACGCGACACTCCAAGCGCTGGGCTGGGCCCGGGAGGACCTGGATCCCGCGCTGCCGCCGCACGTGGCCTTCGCGGGCAACGACCACCTCGTCCTCGCGGCGGCGAGCCGGGCACGGCTCGGTGACCTCGCGTACGACTTCGACGCTCTGGCCGGGGTGATGCGCGGCCACGGGTGGACCACCGTGCACCTGGTGTGGCGGGAGTCCCCGACGCTCTTCCACGCCCGGGACCCGTTCCCCGTGGGAGGCGTCGTCGAGGATCCCGCGACGGGCGCCGCCGCTGCGGCCTTCGGCGGCTACCTGCGCGCGCTGGGCCTGGTGCCGGGGGCCCTGGCGATCACGGTCCGCCAGGGCGAGGACATGGGCCGCCCCGGCGAACTGCTCGTGGAGGTCGACGCGTCCGATCCCCGTGTCCGGGTGTCGGGGGAGGCCGTGCCGCTCGCGGGGTGAGGCGGGCGGCGGGGCGGCGACTGTGGCGGCCACCGGCCGTGTGGTGCCCGGTCCTGGGGATCGCCGGGACGCGGGCGCGGCTGAACGGCGTCCGCTCAGAGCGTCGCGTGTCCGTGCAGCGCGCTGTCGCATGGGTCCGGATCAGGGCGTCGCGTCCGTGCGACGGTCGGTCGTACTGCTCCGGATCAGAGCGTCGTGTCCGTGCAGCGCGCTGTCGCATGGGTCCGGATCAGGGCGTCGCGTCCGTGCGACGGTCGGTCGTACTGCTCCGGATCAGAGCGTCGCGTCCGTGTAGCGCTCCGTCGTACTGCTCCAAAGGCGTACGCCCTCCACCAGTTGGCGGGTCGCGCGCAGGTACCAGTCGGCCTCGGGGTGGTGGGCCGCCAGGTAGTTCCGGAGGATGTCGCTCCTGGCACCGAGGCGGTCGATCTCGGTGCGGACCGCTTCGACGGCCGCGGACCTGCTCAGGCGGTGTTCGCGCCGCAGGATCACGATCATGTTGAAGGGACACGAGTGGCGTTCCTCGCGCTCCAGTGAGTACAGGTCGTTGATGAGCGTCGCGGTGTCGGCGACATGGGCGCGCAGCAGCCGTAGTTCGCGTTCCGCGTGGATCTCCTCGGGGAGCACGGTGCCCCGGACCCGCTCCAGCATGTTCATGAACGGGTACAGGCAACTGGCGTGGCGGCGCAGGTGGACGGCCTGGCGCACCGTCGGCAGGGTCGCCGCCGTCCGGTGGCAGGCTTCGGTGACGAAGGTCGTCAGGCACCGCGCCCAGTCGCGGCTCGCGCGGCGCGACCAGGTGGCCGGCATTCCTGTGCGCTGGCGGCGCCACAGGTCCCGCCAGGCGGCGAGCAGGTGCAGGGGGCCGGCGCCGCCGGCCGCGGACTCGATCGGACGGCCGTACTCGATCGAGTGGTGATCCGCCGGCGACGGGGGATCGGCGCCCGGGTGGTACGCGGCGGTGTCCGGGTCCTCCAGGACGTCCAGCAGCCGCCGGACCAGGTCGCGGGTGCCGGCGAGGTCGCTGCCCGACGGGCCGTCGAAGTGGTCGTCCAGGATGGTGAACCAGCCGAGGGTGTCGACGAGGAGGTTCTGCTCCTCACCCTCGATCCCCGGGTACGCGTAGGCGATCAGGTCGGGCAGCGCGTACGCCTCGTAGCGGGCGAGCGCGGCCTCCGGGAGGAGGCCGTGGCGCAGCAGCCAGGCGGCGTGGTCGTCCGTCAGCGGACGTCCGACCGCTCCGGCCATCATCATCGGGCCGCTTCCTCTCCCGATTCCGTGCGCGGGGCGAACCGGAGGGACAGGCCCTGGGCCTGCACCGTCGTCCAGACGACCTCCTTCGCCTCGGCGCCGGGGACCGGGAGGAGGCGGAATCTCCGCAGCAGCGTGGCCGCCGCCACGCCGAGTTCGGCCCAGGCGAGGTCCTCGCCCACGCACTTGTGCTTGCCCGCCCCGAACGGCATGGCGGCGCGGCGCGCCACGCCGCCCGCCTCCGCGTCGGCCTCCCAGCGGTCGGGGTCGAAGGTGTGCGGGTCGGGAAAGAACTCGGGGTGCCGGTGCAGCGCCGTGAGGCTGAAGAGGAGTTCGGCACCGGCCGGGATGCGGTGGCCACCGAGCGTCAGGTCCTTGGCGGCGGTGCGCATGAGGAACGCGTTCGGCGCGTGCAGCCGTAGCAGTTCCCGCAGGGTGTCGCGGGTGTAGGGGAGGCCGTCGAGCGTCTCGGGGGTGAGGATGTCGTCGGGGGCGCGGGCCACGTCGCCGAGGTGTTCGTCGAGTTCGGCCACGACGCGCTCGTACACCTCGGGGTGCCGCACGAGTTCGTGGAGCAGCCAGGTCATGGTCGTGGAGGCCGTCTCGGTGCCCGCGCCGAACATGGTGATGGCCTCGGAGCGTACGTCGGCCTCGGTGAGCGGCTCGCCCGTGGCGGGGTCGACGGCCCCCCGCAGCAGGGACAGCAGCGTGCCCTCGCCGTGGGCGCCGGTGCCCGGTTCACCGACGGCCCGGTCCACCACCTGGTTGATGACGCGGACGGCCTCGTCGAATCGCCGGTTGATCTGCAGGGGCACCCGGGAGAAGGACGGGTGCGGATAGAGGGAGTGGAAGATCTGGCCCTTCACCAGGTCGGGCAGCGCCCGGTGGAACGCTTCTGCCAGTTCGTCGTCCAGCCGGGCGCCGAAGAGGGTACGGGTGACGACATCGAGGGCGAGGTGGTTCATCTCCTTCGCGACATCCACGACCTGTCCGTCGCCCCAACGGGAAGAACGTTCCCGCACGACCTCCTGGATGACCGGTACGTAGCCGGCGACCCGGGCCTTGGTGAAGGCGGCCGTCATGCCCCGGCGGCGGTCGCGGTGGGCCTGCCCCTCGGACATCAGCAGCCCGTCGCCGAAGGCGTCCTTCAGGGTCTGCTGCACGGCGCCGCGCGGGGCGTCGTGCGCGAAGGTGACCAGCAGTTCGTGGACGAGCGCCGGCTCCGTGACCACGTACACCTTGCGCAGGCCCAGCTGGATCTCCACCACGCCGCCGACGCCCGCGAGCGATTCGAGGAATCTCAGCGGGTCGCGCAGCAACGGAATCACGTGCCCGGCCCAGGGAACACCGCCGGGCGCGCGCGGCGGGCGGACCGCCGGATCGTTCCGGCGCGGGTCCCCGGAGCGATCGGAGCGATCGGAATCGGGAGTCAACGTGGCCACGTCATCAGCCTTCCGTGAGCGGTCGCAACTTTTATTGACGGCGCAACAATTGCCGTCCGACACAACTTCTGCCGTCAACCGGGCAGACGGTTCCAGCATCTCACGCTGCGCGATACGGTGATGACTACAGGTAATCAGTGCACGTCGTTCGGCATATGCCAGAAGTCCCTGTCGGGCCGGGCCAGTCCGGCCGAGTGCCCGCCGCGAGAGAGCTGGTACGTACGAATGCACTACGGGTGACGGATCGATCTGCGTTGACACACCCCGGAATCGGGGCGCCGAACGGCTCGGGAAACGCGATCCGGGACAGCCCGCCACGTCGAACGGGAGCACCTTGCGCCCCCTGGACCTCGGGCCGGCGGCCACCGTCGCGCGGTATGCCGGCATCCCCCGCGCGCCGACGGCAGCGGGCGAACCGGAGGGTGGCATGGCCGCACGGCCGTCGCCACGCCGCCCGCACGAGGCCGGCACACCCGACCTCGACGCGGCCCTTCGAACGTGCCGCCGACGGGGGACGTGACCGTCCGCACCGGACCCTTATCACCCTCGCGGCGTCCCGCTCCCCCCGCCCGTCACGTCCGACGCCCGGTAAACACCGATCCCACACCGGAAACTGGCGTTCGTATGGTTAAACTCACGGCTACTGCATGTGGACCCATCACATGGACCGAGAGGCAGCCGGCGGGAGGGTGGAGGGCCGATGGCGACGGCACGGAAGGTCATCCTTTATGCGATTGTCGTCTTCATCCTCTATACGATCATCACGTCCCCAGCCCGAGCGGCCGACCTGGTGCAAGTAGGGTTCGAAGGGATATCCAACGCCGCGCAGGGCGTCGGGCAGTTCTTCACCCAGCTGATCCAGTAGCCCCCGGAACCCGGCAGCGCGGCACGCCGTCCCGTCCCGGAAGCGAGTGCCCCGTGATCCGCCACCTGGTTCTGTTCAAGCTCAACGAGGGCGTCTCCCACGACGACGAGCGCGTTCTCGCGGGCGTCAAGGCGTTCCAGGACCTCGGCGGGCAGGTGCCCGAGGTCGAGTCCTGGGAGTTCGCCCGCAATGTGAGCGGCCGTCCGAACGCGTACGACTACGCCATCAACACGGCCGTCGCCGACCGGGACGCGCTGGGCCGCTACGCCGAGCACCCCCAGCACCTGGCGGGCGTCGCGCTCTGGCGTGAGTTCGCCACCTGGGTGATCGCCGACTACGCGTTCTGATCCTTCACCTTCTGCCCCACGTCGGGATGACGTGGGGCATTTGGTGTTTAAGAGAGAGATTGTCCTCAACACGGAGTTATCAGGTGCTTGCGCATGGTGCGCATGTGTTGTGATGCTATGACCGCTTTTGACCGATCAATTGACTGCAGTTGACGAGGGGTGGCGTGACGTGCCGGCCAGTACAACGCCTCAAGCGCCGCCCCAGGAGGACCCGTCACCCGCGGACGCCCGGAGCGCGCCCGATCCCGGGGACCCCTCCGCCACCCCTGCCGGGCCCCAGGCACCCGTCCCCGCCACGACCGCGGGGCCGCACCCGGCAACCGGTGCCGCACACGGCCCGGAAGCAGCGAGGGGCCACGCGGCGCAAGACGGCCCGGAGGCCGCCTCGGAGCCGGGCGCGGGGCCGGAACTGCCGGGCACGGGGCCGGAACACGAGCCGGAGCAGGAGCAGGAGCGGGCACCCGCCCCGCGACGGACGGCCGGGGCGAGTCCCGCCGCCCCGCACTCGCCCTTCCCGCAGCGCCCGGCGGGCGGGTCCTCGCGACCGACCGAGAACCAGAGCCGGGCGGCCGACACCAGGGCCCTCACCCAGGTCCTCTTCGCGGAGCTCAAGACGCTCGAACCGGGCACCGAGGCGCATCGCCGGGTGCGCTCGGCCCTCATCGAGGCGAATCTGCCGCTCGTGCGCTACGCCGCCGCCCGTTTCCGCAGCCGCAACGAGCCGATGGAGGACGTGGTCCAGGTCGGCACCATCGGCCTGATCAACGCCATCGACCGGTTCGACCCCGACCGGGGCGTGCAGTTCCCGACGTTCGCCATGCCGACCGTCGTCGGCGAGATCAAGCGCTACTTCCGGGACAACGTGCGGACCGTGCACGTACCGCGCCGGCTGCACGAGCTGTGGGTCCAGGTCACCGGCGCCACCGAGGACCTGACGACGGCTCACGGACGCTCGCCGACGACCGCCGAGATCGCCGAACGGCTGAAGATCTCCGAGGACGAGGTGCTCGCCTGCATCGAGGCGGGCCGTTCGTACCACGCCACCTCACTGGAGGCGGCGCAGGAGGGCGACGGGCTGCCGGGGCTGCTCGACCGGCTCGGGTACGAGGATCCGGCGCTGGCGGGTGTCGAACACCGCGACCTCGTACGGCACCTTCTCGTACAACTGCCCGAGCGCGAGCAGCGCATCCTGATGCTGCGCTACTACAGCAATTTGACGCAATCCCAGATCAGCCAGGAGCTGGGAGTCTCCCAGATGCATGTGTCAAGGCTTCTTGCCCGAAGCTTTGCACGCCTTCGATCCGCAAATCGGATCGAAGCCTAACCCTCACGGGTACTTCCTGATTTTCCGTCATGTGCCGTTCCTGAGGCTTCAGATGGGCTTTTTCCTGCGCTGACGTCGTCGCTACAAGTCGACATGTCACTACAGCGTGTTGCCGACATGTGACATTCTGCGGGTACCGCGTTTGGTTCAGCTCCACCGCCGGTATTCAGGTGGAGGCTGCGTTCATCCAACGAACGCCCAGCGCGACCGTCCCGCGACCTCAAGGGGGTGGCATGTCCGCAGAACAGGGCAGCCCGAAGGTGCTCACGCTCACCAAGAGCGCTCCCGCGCCCGACGCTCTCGACACCGTGGTGGCCCAGCCGCCGGTGCCGTCCCAGCCGGAAGCCATCGATACCCGCACGTTGTCCCGGTCCCTGTTCCTGCGGCTCGCCGCGCTGGACGCCCAGGGCCCGGAAAGTGCGGAAAGCCCGGAGCGCACCTATGTGCGCGACACACTCATCGAGCTCAACCTCCCGCTCGTGCGGTACGCGGCAGCGCGTTTCCGCAGCAGAAACGAGCCAATGGAGGACATCGTCCAGGTCGGCACGATCGGTCTGATCAAGGCCATCGACCGTTTCGACTGCGAACGCGGCGTGGAGTTCCCGACGTTCGCGATGCCGACGGTCGTGGGTGAGATCAAGCGCTTCTTCCGCGACACGTCGTGGTCGGTGCGTGTCCCGCGCCGCCTACAGGAGCTGCGGCTCGCGCTGACGAAGGCCAGCGACGAACTCGCGCAGAAGCTGGACCGCTCCCCCACCGTGCCCGAACTGGCCGCCGTACTGGGCGTGTCCGAGGAGGACGTGGTCGACGGGCTCGCGGTGGGCAACGCGTACACGGCGTCCTCGCTCGACTCGCCCTCACCCGAGGACGACGGCGGCGAGGGGTCGCTCGCGGACCGGCTCGGCTACGAGGACCTCGCGCTGGAGGGCGTGGAGTACCGGGAGTCGCTGAAGCCCCTGCTGGCGAAACTCCCGCCGCGTGAACGGCAGATCATCATGCTCCGCTTCTTCGCGAACATGACGCAGTCCCAGATCGGCGAGGAGGTCGGCATCTCGCAGATGCACGTCTCGCGCCTGCTGACCCGGACGCTCGCGCAGCTGCGCGAGGGGCTGATCTCGGACTGATCCTCCTGGCCGATGCCCTCGGGGACAGGCCAGGACGGAACCCGTGACAAGGGGCACACCGGCGAACGTGGGCGCCGGTGGGCCGGCCGCCGGGTGCGTAGGCATGCGCCGCGCCGACGGACGGCCGCGTTCCGTTGGCCGTACACGCGTCCACCGCGCAGGTGCGCGCGCCTTCTCGCGCACGCACCCGACCGCTTCTCGCGCCGGGAGCCGAGCACGTACACGGCCGCGTACGGTCACACGCGACGCGCATGGCCGCGTATCCGCGCCCGGACACACGCGTGCGCGCGTACCCGCGTACGCGCGCAGTCGCGTGCCTCAGGGGACGCGTAGGGCCGTGTTCCTCATGAACGCGCGCGACGGGGCGAGACCCCGGCGCCGTGTACGGCTCCATACGCGGCGGAGCGTCAGCTGAACGCCAGCCAGGCCACCACGGCCAGGACGACGACGACCAGGACGACGCCGACGATCACGCCGACCTTCGGACCGCCACTGCTGCGCTGGACGGCCGCCGGCTGCCGCTGCGG
Encoded proteins:
- the tadA gene encoding tRNA adenosine(34) deaminase TadA, whose product is MRRALDEAARAAASGDVPVGALVLSPAGAVLATGHNEREATGDPTAHAEVLALRAAAARLGEWRLTGCTLVVTLEPCTMCAGALVQARVDRVVYGARDEKAGAAGSLWDVVRDRRLNHRPEVVEGVLAEECGAQLKAFFTGRRAPGPPPPDTDF
- a CDS encoding DUF4232 domain-containing protein, with amino-acid sequence MRMQKISLLTLVAVAAGLSLTACDKGGDSAGAAAGASSAASVSGQGGSDASGSADGSPSGTSVADTSGSAAPSGSAAPSGSGTGSSTRSTGSNGSSTGSSAGSTCRTTNLAFTTSGGMAEGEILVNMRNTGPNACTMHGFPGVDLKGRDGTVSAGRSTLNAPDVTVAPGQETRFTLHYPPNGTGGSGVTFTSMIVTPPNETHSRTLSQGINVPADSDSAPTITVDPVGAGK
- a CDS encoding DUF4232 domain-containing protein, whose product is MAKNLERRGTTAVRGSRSSRTRLAASTLALVAASGAVLVGCGNGDPASPQQVSGTAGPATDGGSPSQSASDDTSGTSKTPSGATSPAGQQQASSQAPSGAGTKPAGQSTDSGGTSTSTSASGSRCHTSDLKASVGANDPGAGQENFALVLTNTSGRTCTVYGFPGFAFVDGSGKQVSTDPQREGTQKQVVSLSPGHSAWATLRFPNPGMVGGATVNPAAVEITPPDEKAFLKASWSGGEVSKQPSSAAATIVGSFQSGTGPN
- a CDS encoding PhzF family phenazine biosynthesis isomerase, which encodes MTKASGLTSDILRYAAFSSDPRGGNPAGVVLDASAHDDAGMLAVAAEVGYSETAFVTAGDPAKRRFTLRYFSPLAEVGFCGHATVATAVALAERVGPGELVFETPVGEIPVLTSTGPGGTVRATLTSVATRSRPARDDELDATLQALGWAREDLDPALPPHVAFAGNDHLVLAAASRARLGDLAYDFDALAGVMRGHGWTTVHLVWRESPTLFHARDPFPVGGVVEDPATGAAAAAFGGYLRALGLVPGALAITVRQGEDMGRPGELLVEVDASDPRVRVSGEAVPLAG
- a CDS encoding terpene synthase family protein, which produces MMMAGAVGRPLTDDHAAWLLRHGLLPEAALARYEAYALPDLIAYAYPGIEGEEQNLLVDTLGWFTILDDHFDGPSGSDLAGTRDLVRRLLDVLEDPDTAAYHPGADPPSPADHHSIEYGRPIESAAGGAGPLHLLAAWRDLWRRQRTGMPATWSRRASRDWARCLTTFVTEACHRTAATLPTVRQAVHLRRHASCLYPFMNMLERVRGTVLPEEIHAERELRLLRAHVADTATLINDLYSLEREERHSCPFNMIVILRREHRLSRSAAVEAVRTEIDRLGARSDILRNYLAAHHPEADWYLRATRQLVEGVRLWSSTTERYTDATL
- a CDS encoding cytochrome P450, producing MPPSGSPAAVGARGMPAYRATVAAGPRSRGRKVLPFDVAGCPGSRFPSRSAPRFRGVSTQIDPSPVVHSYVPALSRRALGRTGPARQGLLAYAERRALITCSHHRIAQREMLEPSARLTAEVVSDGNCCAVNKSCDRSRKADDVATLTPDSDRSDRSGDPRRNDPAVRPPRAPGGVPWAGHVIPLLRDPLRFLESLAGVGGVVEIQLGLRKVYVVTEPALVHELLVTFAHDAPRGAVQQTLKDAFGDGLLMSEGQAHRDRRRGMTAAFTKARVAGYVPVIQEVVRERSSRWGDGQVVDVAKEMNHLALDVVTRTLFGARLDDELAEAFHRALPDLVKGQIFHSLYPHPSFSRVPLQINRRFDEAVRVINQVVDRAVGEPGTGAHGEGTLLSLLRGAVDPATGEPLTEADVRSEAITMFGAGTETASTTMTWLLHELVRHPEVYERVVAELDEHLGDVARAPDDILTPETLDGLPYTRDTLRELLRLHAPNAFLMRTAAKDLTLGGHRIPAGAELLFSLTALHRHPEFFPDPHTFDPDRWEADAEAGGVARRAAMPFGAGKHKCVGEDLAWAELGVAAATLLRRFRLLPVPGAEAKEVVWTTVQAQGLSLRFAPRTESGEEAAR
- a CDS encoding Dabb family protein, producing the protein MIRHLVLFKLNEGVSHDDERVLAGVKAFQDLGGQVPEVESWEFARNVSGRPNAYDYAINTAVADRDALGRYAEHPQHLAGVALWREFATWVIADYAF
- a CDS encoding SigB/SigF/SigG family RNA polymerase sigma factor — its product is MPASTTPQAPPQEDPSPADARSAPDPGDPSATPAGPQAPVPATTAGPHPATGAAHGPEAARGHAAQDGPEAASEPGAGPELPGTGPEHEPEQEQERAPAPRRTAGASPAAPHSPFPQRPAGGSSRPTENQSRAADTRALTQVLFAELKTLEPGTEAHRRVRSALIEANLPLVRYAAARFRSRNEPMEDVVQVGTIGLINAIDRFDPDRGVQFPTFAMPTVVGEIKRYFRDNVRTVHVPRRLHELWVQVTGATEDLTTAHGRSPTTAEIAERLKISEDEVLACIEAGRSYHATSLEAAQEGDGLPGLLDRLGYEDPALAGVEHRDLVRHLLVQLPEREQRILMLRYYSNLTQSQISQELGVSQMHVSRLLARSFARLRSANRIEA
- a CDS encoding RNA polymerase sigma factor SigF, which codes for MSAEQGSPKVLTLTKSAPAPDALDTVVAQPPVPSQPEAIDTRTLSRSLFLRLAALDAQGPESAESPERTYVRDTLIELNLPLVRYAAARFRSRNEPMEDIVQVGTIGLIKAIDRFDCERGVEFPTFAMPTVVGEIKRFFRDTSWSVRVPRRLQELRLALTKASDELAQKLDRSPTVPELAAVLGVSEEDVVDGLAVGNAYTASSLDSPSPEDDGGEGSLADRLGYEDLALEGVEYRESLKPLLAKLPPRERQIIMLRFFANMTQSQIGEEVGISQMHVSRLLTRTLAQLREGLISD